TGACGACGGTCGTCGCGATCTTCGTCGTCACCGGCGCGATCGGCGGCGTGGTCGGGGGCTCGTTCAGCGCAATCTCCGGCATCGTCGGCGGCGCGGGCTCGGCACTGGGCGGCGCCGGCTCGGCGCTGCAGAGCGCCGTGCAGACGGCATCGCCTCAGCTTGCCCAGTTAAAGGATCCGGCGGCCAAGATCCTGTCGCAGCTCAAGGCGAAGGCCGACCAGCCCGACAAGATCGCGGCGCGTGACGATGCGGTCGCGGCGGTGAAGGCCGCGCTCTCGAGCGACCCCGACCAGCGGCAGGCGGCGACCGACAAGGCCGCGCAGGCGCTGTCCAAGCTGACTGGCACGTCGGTCGACGATGCCCGTGCGCAGATCACGTCCTACGAGGATCGCTACGACGAGCTGACCACGCAGGCGAAGGACGAGGCCGCATCCGTCGCCTCCACGGCTGCCACCGTGGCGTCGCGCGGCGCGCTGTTCGCCTCGTTTGCGCTGATCGTCGGAGCGCTCGCGGCTCTCTTCGCCGGCCGCCTCGCGGCGGTGCGGGCGCAGACGCGACTGCCCAAAGCTGACGACCATGGGACGGAAGGTACGACTCTTGGGGCGGGTCGTCCCGCCGCTGGTGGGACTCGCCTGGCGAGGCTTGCGCGACAGCGCGAGCCTTGCCGCCGGGGCTCGCCCGAGGACGTGGAGCGAAGGCACGCCGGGCCTCCACGACCATCCCTCGACGCTCGGGCTTGTCGGTGACGCCATCGCCCAGGTGTCGGGCCTCGTCGGATCGGAGGTGCGCTTGGCGCGTGCCGAGGTCGGCGAAAGAATGTCGTCGGCGCTGACCGCGATGGTGAGCGTCGTCGGTGCGGCCGTGTTTCTCATCGTCGCGCTGATCTTCCTGCTCCAGGCCCTGGTCGCCTGGCTTACGGAACGCGGCTGGCCGGCAAGCGTGTCGAACCTCGCCGTCGG
This Beijerinckiaceae bacterium RH AL1 DNA region includes the following protein-coding sequences:
- a CDS encoding hypothetical protein (ID:RHAL1_03391;~conserved membrane protein of unknown function;~source:Prodigal:2.6), with the protein product MFSFFDKSRDHAERALVASHAETFERATMSWGSIFAGTLTALVAQLVLNLLGVGIGLSAVSPKGGGAGAEALSIGAGLWLLVSSIVAFALGGYLAGRLSRLPIRSLAGYHGLVTWALTTVVAIFVVTGAIGGVVGGSFSAISGIVGGAGSALGGAGSALQSAVQTASPQLAQLKDPAAKILSQLKAKADQPDKIAARDDAVAAVKAALSSDPDQRQAATDKAAQALSKLTGTSVDDARAQITSYEDRYDELTTQAKDEAASVASTAATVASRGALFASFALIVGALAALFAGRLAAVRAQTRLPKADDHGTEGTTLGAGRPAAGGTRLARLARQREPCRRGSPEDVERRHAGPPRPSLDARACR
- a CDS encoding protein of unknown function (ID:RHAL1_03392;~source:Prodigal:2.6) codes for the protein MARAEVGERMSSALTAMVSVVGAAVFLIVALIFLLQALVAWLTERGWPASVSNLAVGAALFVAAAAAIALALRRLTSFQLMPSRAVDQARKSVAVVKGKVAI